A DNA window from Carnobacterium funditum DSM 5970 contains the following coding sequences:
- a CDS encoding dihydrolipoyllysine-residue acetyltransferase → MAFKFKLPDVGEGMAEGEIVKWLVAEGDVVKEEDSIVEIQNDKSVEEIASPVSGTIKKILVSEGTVANVGDVIVEIDAPGHEDEEAEETEVPEAAPTQAAAPSTQGSSFYQFKLPDVGEGMAEGEIVKWLVAEGDEIKEEDSIVEIQNDKSVEEIASPVSGKVKKILVSEGTVAAVGQVIVEIDSPEHNTESAVPAAENNAQETAQTKGTASVVKSSDSNKRVQAMPSVRQFARESDVDITLVTPTGKHGRVTKEDITSFNKNGATPAVSSAQTATAPTTKQAPAAKTAAPAKAFKSSQTELETREAMTPMRKAIAKAMVNSKATAPHVTLFDEVDSTKLMAHRKHFKDIAAGKGVKLTFLPYVVKAIVSVLRKYPALNASIDDTTNEVVYKHYFNIGIATDTDRGLFVPVIKDADSKSIFTIAGEITELSGKATEGKLATNEMSNGSISVSNIGSIGGGWFTPVINYPEVAILGVGRIAKKAVVNAEDEIVVAPVMQLSLSFDHRIIDGATAQKAMNELKTLLADPELLLMEG, encoded by the coding sequence ATGGCTTTTAAATTTAAATTACCAGATGTTGGAGAAGGAATGGCAGAAGGCGAAATCGTAAAATGGTTAGTAGCTGAAGGCGATGTAGTTAAAGAAGAAGATTCAATCGTAGAAATTCAAAACGATAAATCAGTTGAAGAAATTGCTTCACCCGTTTCTGGAACGATTAAAAAGATTTTAGTATCAGAAGGAACAGTTGCTAATGTTGGCGACGTCATTGTTGAGATTGATGCTCCAGGGCATGAAGATGAAGAAGCAGAAGAAACAGAAGTTCCAGAAGCTGCTCCAACTCAAGCTGCAGCTCCAAGTACTCAAGGAAGTTCTTTCTATCAATTTAAATTACCAGACGTTGGAGAAGGAATGGCAGAAGGTGAAATCGTAAAATGGTTAGTAGCTGAAGGCGACGAAATCAAAGAAGAAGATTCAATCGTAGAAATTCAAAACGATAAATCAGTTGAAGAAATTGCTTCACCCGTTTCTGGAAAAGTTAAAAAGATTTTAGTATCAGAAGGAACAGTCGCTGCTGTTGGTCAAGTAATTGTTGAGATTGATTCACCTGAACACAACACTGAAAGTGCAGTTCCTGCTGCTGAAAATAATGCTCAAGAAACAGCTCAAACAAAAGGAACAGCAAGCGTTGTTAAGTCGTCTGACTCTAACAAACGCGTACAAGCTATGCCTTCAGTACGTCAATTCGCACGTGAAAGTGATGTAGATATTACACTAGTTACACCAACAGGTAAACATGGTCGTGTAACAAAAGAAGATATCACTAGCTTTAACAAAAATGGTGCAACTCCAGCAGTGAGCTCAGCACAGACAGCTACAGCTCCTACAACAAAACAAGCTCCAGCAGCTAAAACAGCAGCTCCAGCTAAAGCATTTAAATCTAGCCAAACTGAACTTGAAACTCGTGAAGCAATGACTCCAATGCGTAAAGCAATTGCGAAAGCAATGGTAAACAGTAAAGCAACTGCTCCACATGTTACTTTATTTGACGAAGTTGACTCAACTAAATTAATGGCTCACCGTAAACATTTCAAAGATATTGCAGCAGGCAAAGGTGTTAAATTAACATTCTTACCTTATGTCGTTAAAGCAATTGTTTCTGTCTTACGTAAATATCCAGCATTGAATGCTTCAATTGACGATACAACAAACGAAGTAGTATACAAGCACTACTTTAATATTGGTATTGCTACTGATACTGATCGTGGTTTATTCGTACCAGTCATTAAAGATGCAGATTCTAAGAGTATCTTTACTATTGCAGGAGAAATCACTGAACTTTCTGGTAAAGCTACAGAAGGTAAATTAGCAACAAATGAAATGAGCAATGGTTCTATTTCAGTAAGTAACATTGGTTCAATTGGTGGCGGTTGGTTTACACCAGTTATAAACTATCCAGAAGTTGCTATCTTAGGCGTTGGTCGTATTGCTAAAAAAGCAGTTGTAAATGCAGAGGATGAAATTGTCGTAGCACCAGTTATGCAGTTATCATTAAGCTTTGACCACCGTATCATCGATGGAGCAACTGCACAAAAAGCAATGAATGAATTAAAAACATTGCTTGCTGATCCAGAATTATTATTGATGGAAGGATAA
- a CDS encoding alpha-ketoacid dehydrogenase subunit beta: MAQKTMIQAITEALEQEMERDQDILVFGEDVGKNGGVFRATAGLQEKFGEDRVSDTPLAESGIGGMAIGLALQGFRPVPEIQFIGFIFEVLDSIAGQAARTRYRMSSTRSLPITIRMPFGGGVHTPEMHSDNLEGLMTQSPGLKVVIPSNPYDAKGLLIASLRDNDPVVFIEHMKLYRSFRDEVPEESYTVPLGKAAISREGKDVSVITYGAMVREALKAADDLQKEGISVEIIDLRTVSPLDIETIIASVEKTGRVVVVQEAQRQAGVGAMVMSEIAERAVLSLEAPIGRVAAPDTVFPFGLAESSWLPNAADIAEKVKEVYNF, from the coding sequence ATGGCACAAAAGACAATGATTCAAGCGATTACTGAAGCACTTGAACAAGAAATGGAACGTGATCAAGATATCTTAGTTTTTGGAGAAGATGTCGGTAAAAATGGCGGAGTATTCCGTGCAACTGCAGGTCTTCAAGAAAAATTCGGCGAAGACAGAGTTTCCGATACACCCCTTGCTGAATCAGGTATTGGCGGAATGGCTATCGGTTTAGCTTTACAGGGTTTTCGTCCAGTTCCAGAAATTCAATTTATTGGATTTATTTTTGAAGTATTAGACTCCATTGCTGGTCAAGCTGCACGGACACGTTACCGTATGAGTAGTACCCGTAGTTTACCAATTACAATTCGTATGCCATTTGGTGGCGGCGTTCATACACCAGAAATGCACTCAGATAATTTAGAAGGTTTAATGACACAATCACCAGGTTTGAAAGTCGTTATTCCTTCAAATCCTTATGATGCAAAAGGGCTTCTAATTGCATCACTTCGTGATAATGATCCAGTGGTATTCATTGAGCATATGAAATTGTACCGTTCATTCCGTGACGAAGTACCGGAAGAATCTTATACTGTTCCACTAGGTAAAGCTGCTATTTCTCGTGAAGGTAAAGACGTTTCGGTCATCACTTATGGTGCGATGGTTCGCGAAGCACTTAAAGCTGCTGATGATTTACAAAAAGAAGGTATCTCTGTTGAAATCATAGATTTAAGAACTGTTTCTCCATTAGACATTGAAACAATCATCGCTTCAGTTGAAAAAACTGGCCGCGTAGTTGTTGTTCAAGAAGCACAACGTCAAGCAGGTGTTGGTGCTATGGTTATGTCTGAAATTGCAGAACGGGCTGTGCTTTCATTAGAAGCCCCTATTGGCCGTGTTGCTGCTCCAGATACAGTCTTTCCATTTGGTTTAGCTGAAAGTTCTTGGTTGCCAAATGCTGCAGACATCGCAGAAAAAGTGAAAGAAGTTTATAATTTCTAA
- the pdhA gene encoding pyruvate dehydrogenase (acetyl-transferring) E1 component subunit alpha: MANKKQPVDFEALLSTVDAAFPMVQILDKDGKVVNKNIMPDLSDDQLVELMEKMVWSRILHERSMALARQGRLGFYAPTAGQEASQMASYFAFEKEDELFPGYRDVPQLIQHGLPVYKAFLWSRGHAVGSQYPDALHAMPPQIIIGAQIIQAAGAGLGLKKRGKPNVAFTYTGDGGSSQGDFYEGMNFAGAYKSPVVFFIQNNGYAISTPRHKQTAATTLAQKAVAAGIPGIQVDGMDPLAVYAVTKQAREWAIAGNGPVLIETVTSRFGPHSTSGDDPTRYRDQESFDYWEQRDPLIRFRKFLTAKGLWSEEKEQVLIEKTQEEIKASAKEADQVPKQKVSDFLKNMYEEPTQVIKEQIATFEAKENK, from the coding sequence ATGGCTAACAAGAAACAACCCGTAGATTTTGAAGCATTGTTAAGTACCGTTGATGCGGCTTTTCCAATGGTACAAATCCTAGATAAGGATGGTAAAGTTGTTAATAAAAACATCATGCCAGATTTATCTGATGATCAATTAGTGGAATTAATGGAGAAAATGGTATGGTCTCGTATTTTACATGAACGCTCAATGGCTTTAGCTCGTCAAGGACGTTTAGGTTTCTATGCTCCAACGGCTGGACAAGAGGCCTCTCAGATGGCAAGTTATTTTGCATTTGAAAAAGAAGATGAATTATTCCCAGGATACCGTGATGTTCCTCAATTGATTCAACATGGTTTACCTGTCTATAAAGCTTTCTTATGGTCTCGCGGACATGCAGTAGGAAGCCAATATCCTGATGCTTTACATGCTATGCCACCTCAAATTATTATTGGAGCCCAAATTATTCAAGCTGCAGGAGCAGGACTTGGATTGAAAAAACGTGGCAAACCAAATGTTGCATTCACGTACACTGGCGATGGTGGTTCATCACAAGGGGATTTCTATGAAGGAATGAACTTTGCAGGGGCCTACAAATCTCCAGTAGTATTTTTCATTCAAAATAATGGCTACGCAATCTCAACTCCACGTCATAAACAAACGGCTGCTACTACATTAGCTCAAAAAGCTGTTGCAGCTGGAATCCCAGGAATCCAAGTTGACGGTATGGATCCATTAGCCGTTTATGCTGTTACAAAACAAGCGAGAGAGTGGGCAATTGCAGGAAATGGTCCAGTGCTAATTGAAACAGTAACGTCTCGTTTTGGTCCTCACTCAACTTCTGGAGATGATCCAACACGTTACCGCGATCAAGAAAGTTTTGACTATTGGGAACAACGCGATCCACTTATTCGTTTCCGTAAGTTCTTAACGGCAAAAGGTCTATGGTCTGAAGAAAAAGAGCAAGTATTAATTGAAAAAACCCAAGAAGAAATCAAAGCATCAGCTAAAGAAGCTGACCAAGTACCTAAGCAAAAAGTTTCAGACTTTTTGAAAAACATGTACGAAGAGCCAACGCAAGTGATTAAAGAACAAATTGCGACTTTTGAAGCAAAGGAGAATAAATAA
- the gdhA gene encoding NADP-specific glutamate dehydrogenase has protein sequence MQEAAKYIEDTYAKILKRDPDQIEFLQAVKEFIGSIEPVFTAHPEFIQQNILEQMIEPERIIQFRIPWMNDQGETKVNRGFRVQFNSANGPYKGGLRFHTSVNQSIVKFLGFEQIFKNSLTGLPIGGGKGGSDFDPKGKSDNEVMRFCQSFMTELQQHIGPDLDVPAGDIGVGAREIGYLYGQYKRLNGSKAGVLTGKPVFLGGSLGRTEATGYGVVYFTDKMLQDTGESFKNKKVVVSGSGNVAIYAIQKVHELGGKVIACSDSDGYIWDPDGIDYTTIKQLKEVERERISEYVQYHPKAYYYEGSIWDIEKEYQVALPCATQNEIDGENAKKMIEKGVIAVAEGANMPSNLDAIAVYQEAQILYAPGKAANAGGVAVSALEMSQNSQRLSWSFEEVDEKLESIMESIYIEVRDTAKTYHMPGNFVVGANIAGFMKIAQSMISQGLV, from the coding sequence ATGCAAGAAGCAGCAAAATACATTGAAGACACATATGCAAAAATACTGAAAAGAGATCCTGATCAAATTGAATTTCTACAAGCAGTTAAAGAGTTTATTGGTAGTATTGAACCAGTATTTACTGCTCATCCTGAATTTATTCAACAAAATATATTAGAACAAATGATTGAACCTGAAAGAATTATTCAATTCAGAATCCCTTGGATGAATGATCAAGGTGAAACCAAAGTAAATAGAGGATTTCGTGTGCAGTTTAATTCAGCAAATGGGCCTTATAAAGGCGGTCTTCGTTTTCACACAAGTGTAAATCAAAGTATTGTTAAGTTTCTTGGCTTTGAACAAATTTTCAAAAATAGTTTGACAGGTCTACCAATTGGTGGTGGAAAAGGCGGTAGTGATTTTGATCCGAAAGGGAAGTCAGATAATGAAGTCATGCGTTTTTGTCAAAGCTTTATGACTGAATTGCAACAGCATATTGGACCTGATTTAGATGTTCCTGCAGGCGATATCGGAGTTGGAGCTAGAGAAATTGGCTACCTATATGGACAATATAAGCGCTTGAACGGTTCTAAAGCAGGAGTTTTAACAGGGAAACCAGTTTTTCTAGGAGGTAGTCTTGGTAGAACGGAAGCAACAGGCTATGGGGTTGTTTATTTCACAGATAAAATGCTTCAAGATACTGGTGAATCGTTTAAAAATAAAAAAGTAGTTGTTTCTGGAAGTGGGAATGTAGCTATATATGCCATTCAAAAAGTTCACGAATTAGGTGGGAAAGTTATTGCTTGTTCAGATTCTGATGGCTACATTTGGGATCCGGATGGAATTGATTACACTACTATTAAACAATTAAAAGAAGTAGAGAGAGAAAGAATTTCGGAATACGTTCAATACCATCCTAAAGCATATTATTATGAAGGAAGTATCTGGGACATAGAAAAGGAATACCAAGTAGCGTTGCCTTGTGCTACGCAAAATGAAATAGATGGTGAAAATGCGAAAAAAATGATTGAAAAAGGAGTCATTGCAGTTGCTGAAGGAGCAAATATGCCTTCTAACTTAGATGCAATAGCAGTCTATCAGGAAGCTCAAATCCTTTATGCACCAGGCAAAGCAGCGAATGCTGGCGGGGTAGCTGTCTCTGCTTTAGAGATGTCTCAAAACAGCCAGCGACTTAGTTGGTCATTTGAAGAAGTAGACGAGAAGCTAGAAAGTATCATGGAATCCATCTATATTGAAGTACGAGATACTGCTAAAACATATCATATGCCAGGTAATTTCGTAGTGGGTGCAAATATTGCTGGTTTCATGAAAATCGCTCAATCAATGATTAGTCAAGGACTCGTATAA
- the def gene encoding peptide deformylase, which produces MITMKNIILEGNPTLRTPAEEITFPIGEDIQTMGQEMLEFLKNSQDAELAEKYQLRAGVGLAAPQLDVGKKMIAVHIPNVDDETNEPLLSTVMINPKIVSHSVQSACLAEGEGCLSVNRDVPGYVPRHTRVTVTYLDLDGEKQKIRLKDYPAIVIQHEIDHTNGIMFYDHINNEDPFHLDENVSILS; this is translated from the coding sequence ATGATTACAATGAAAAATATCATTTTGGAAGGCAACCCCACTTTACGAACGCCCGCAGAGGAAATTACTTTTCCTATTGGCGAGGACATACAAACAATGGGGCAAGAGATGTTGGAATTTTTGAAAAATAGTCAAGATGCAGAATTAGCTGAAAAATATCAACTTCGTGCCGGAGTTGGCTTGGCAGCGCCTCAGTTAGATGTTGGAAAAAAAATGATTGCTGTCCATATACCTAATGTCGATGATGAAACAAATGAACCTCTTTTGAGTACAGTTATGATTAATCCAAAAATTGTTAGTCATTCTGTTCAAAGTGCTTGTCTAGCGGAAGGAGAAGGATGCCTTTCTGTTAACCGTGATGTTCCAGGATATGTTCCTCGTCATACTAGAGTAACTGTGACTTATCTTGATTTGGATGGAGAAAAACAGAAAATCCGATTAAAAGATTATCCAGCTATCGTTATTCAACATGAAATTGACCATACTAACGGAATCATGTTTTACGATCATATTAATAATGAGGACCCTTTTCATTTAGATGAGAACGTTTCTATTCTATCTTAG
- a CDS encoding Cof-type HAD-IIB family hydrolase, with protein sequence MEKKMIFFDIDGTLLNHEKNFLPNTKKALDKLKEEGHEVVIATGRNLYLAKSVIDDLGFNNYILCNGAVGYFHNELVYENRLDQSELKRLIKIADALNHNIIYESADMLKRRSEKNDIRMITAMKSVGSSTPLYDRDYHLTNPIYQGLIFYTDEEKNAYENGQFPKFKFIRWHDSGVDIVPHDGSKAHTVLDFAKKQGFAVEDTIAFGDGLNDLEMLTEVGIGVAMGNALETVKLKADKITKSCNEDGIYLALQELNLI encoded by the coding sequence ATGGAAAAGAAAATGATATTTTTTGATATAGATGGCACTTTGTTAAATCATGAAAAAAATTTTTTGCCAAATACAAAAAAAGCCTTAGACAAGTTGAAAGAAGAAGGTCATGAGGTTGTCATTGCAACCGGAAGAAATTTATATTTAGCTAAATCAGTCATTGATGACTTAGGATTTAATAATTATATTCTTTGCAATGGGGCAGTAGGATATTTTCACAATGAATTAGTCTATGAAAATAGATTGGATCAAAGCGAACTAAAAAGATTAATTAAAATAGCAGATGCACTAAATCATAATATTATTTATGAATCTGCTGACATGTTGAAAAGAAGAAGCGAAAAAAATGATATCAGAATGATTACGGCTATGAAGAGTGTTGGATCTAGTACGCCTCTTTACGATCGTGATTATCATTTAACTAATCCTATCTATCAAGGATTAATATTTTATACCGACGAAGAAAAGAATGCCTATGAGAATGGACAATTCCCTAAATTTAAATTTATCAGATGGCATGATAGTGGAGTTGATATTGTCCCGCATGATGGGTCTAAAGCACATACGGTATTAGATTTTGCAAAAAAACAAGGATTTGCAGTTGAAGATACGATTGCTTTCGGAGATGGGTTAAATGACCTTGAAATGCTTACTGAAGTAGGCATAGGAGTAGCAATGGGAAATGCTTTAGAAACGGTAAAATTAAAAGCAGATAAAATAACTAAAAGCTGTAATGAAGATGGGATTTATCTTGCATTGCAAGAACTTAATCTGATATAA
- a CDS encoding ABC transporter ATP-binding protein, translating to MKGSLVAIRRLWKFIKTYKTGFISAIVLTMICMLMSALQPFIIGLALTEVGKNVADIVKGVPGAKINFLYVRQVLIIMLSVSAVYQLTLYASAYIMTNVVQNTMRDLRNTIESKINRLPVSYFDRNQQGNILSRVTNDVDAVSNAMQQSLIQIVNSIMGIVFAVLMMLYLSVPLAAVILVLIPTSLFISKYIIRKSQPYFIQQQNAIGAMNGHVQESYSGFSEIKLYGKEQDKLEEFKVINQNLSEYGFKAAFISGIMSPLIGFATHIVYFVVAVLGGLFVIQGALSLGNLQAFTQYIWQINQPLTQITQLSGVLQSAAAAVGRIFEILDEPEEKPDVIRVDIPKPVSGDVTFEHVTFGYDKSKPLIKDLNVQVKSGQKVAVVGPTGAGKTTLINLLMRFYDVDSGAIKIDGIDTKTMDRKEVRAQFGMVLQDAWLYNGTIADNIRFGKLDATEYEVVDAAKTANVDHFIRTLPDGYNMGLDQEASNISLGQKQLLTISRAIISNPRILILDEATSSVDTRLEALIQKAMKKIMEGRTSFVIAHRLSTIRDADLILVMDQGEIVEQGNHEELLNKGGFYEKLYNSQFKQAQE from the coding sequence ATGAAAGGATCGTTAGTCGCAATTCGGCGTTTGTGGAAATTCATCAAGACTTATAAGACAGGCTTCATTTCAGCTATTGTATTGACGATGATTTGTATGCTAATGAGTGCACTCCAACCCTTTATTATTGGTCTTGCTTTAACAGAAGTTGGGAAAAATGTAGCCGATATAGTTAAAGGGGTGCCAGGAGCTAAAATTAATTTTTTATATGTCCGTCAAGTCCTTATTATTATGTTAAGTGTTTCAGCAGTTTATCAACTAACTCTTTATGCTTCTGCTTATATTATGACTAATGTTGTTCAAAATACTATGCGCGATTTAAGAAATACAATTGAAAGTAAAATCAATCGATTACCAGTTTCTTATTTTGATCGTAATCAACAAGGAAATATTTTAAGTCGTGTAACAAATGATGTAGATGCAGTAAGTAATGCTATGCAACAAAGTTTAATCCAAATTGTAAACTCGATTATGGGAATTGTTTTTGCAGTTCTGATGATGTTGTATTTATCTGTACCATTGGCGGCAGTTATTTTAGTATTGATTCCTACTTCACTTTTTATTTCAAAATACATTATTCGCAAATCGCAACCATATTTCATTCAACAACAAAATGCTATAGGAGCGATGAATGGGCATGTTCAGGAAAGCTATAGTGGATTCTCTGAGATAAAACTATATGGAAAAGAACAAGATAAATTAGAAGAATTTAAAGTGATTAATCAAAATCTGAGTGAATATGGCTTTAAAGCGGCTTTTATTTCAGGAATTATGAGTCCTTTAATTGGTTTTGCTACTCATATAGTGTACTTTGTAGTAGCCGTATTAGGTGGATTATTTGTCATCCAAGGTGCACTGTCTTTAGGTAACTTACAAGCATTTACGCAGTATATCTGGCAAATCAATCAACCTCTTACTCAGATAACCCAACTTTCAGGAGTCCTTCAAAGTGCTGCAGCAGCAGTTGGAAGAATTTTTGAAATTTTAGATGAACCTGAAGAGAAACCAGATGTTATTCGAGTAGATATACCTAAACCAGTATCCGGAGATGTTACTTTTGAGCATGTCACTTTTGGATATGATAAAAGTAAGCCGTTGATAAAGGATTTAAACGTTCAAGTAAAAAGTGGTCAAAAAGTGGCTGTTGTAGGTCCAACTGGAGCAGGTAAGACGACACTAATAAACTTATTGATGCGTTTTTATGATGTTGATAGTGGCGCAATAAAAATAGATGGAATTGATACGAAAACTATGGATCGAAAAGAAGTAAGAGCGCAGTTTGGTATGGTTTTACAAGATGCTTGGCTATATAATGGAACAATAGCAGATAATATCCGTTTTGGTAAATTAGATGCTACGGAATATGAAGTTGTAGATGCTGCTAAAACAGCAAACGTTGATCATTTTATACGCACTTTGCCTGATGGGTATAATATGGGGTTAGATCAAGAAGCTTCTAATATATCTTTAGGACAAAAGCAACTATTAACCATTTCTAGGGCAATCATTTCTAATCCTAGGATTCTTATCTTAGATGAAGCAACAAGTTCGGTTGATACCCGCTTAGAAGCTTTGATCCAGAAAGCTATGAAAAAAATAATGGAAGGACGTACGAGCTTCGTTATTGCTCATAGGTTATCAACTATTCGTGATGCAGATTTGATTTTGGTCATGGACCAAGGTGAAATTGTAGAGCAAGGCAATCATGAAGAACTGTTAAATAAAGGTGGATTCTATGAAAAGTTATATAACAGTCAATTTAAACAAGCGCAAGAATAA
- a CDS encoding ABC transporter ATP-binding protein, which produces MKLMLSYLKNYKGLLGLNFLCVFGFVIIELGLPTLLALIIDKGIIMNDFSEVMNYGEWMVVIAIIGLISLIGLAYTGSKITTEIVRDIRNDIFMSVQSFSHSEFNHIGVSSLVTRTTNDAFQVMTFLQMLLRLGMMTPVMFISSFIMIVRTSPSLSYTVLLAIPFLFAIVWLIARKSEPLSEKQQVSLDHINQNLRENLTGLRVIRAFVKEKFQEERFIKVNQNYTRVSKKLFKLMALAMPSFSIIFNIILITIVWFGTIEIQSGNLQIGNLIAFIEYIFLALFSFMLFANVFMMYPRAAVSAERIEEIIQTVPSIDENENGVIETTTHGQVVFENVTFAYPGNTESPVIRNVSFSANPGETVAFIGSTGSGKSTLIQLIPRFYDVTKGRVLIDGVDVRDYQLKALRKKVGFIPQKALLFTGTISHNMRYGKWNATTNEVDEASDISQSKEFILSKPAQYEEVLAEGGSNMSGGQKQRLSIARAIIKKPDVYVFDDSFSALDYQTDARLRERLKSETQDASVLIVAQRIGSIRHADKIIVLDKGIVVAQGTHEELIKMSDIYYDIAASQLSKEELT; this is translated from the coding sequence GTGAAATTAATGTTAAGTTATTTAAAAAATTACAAGGGATTGCTAGGGTTGAATTTTCTATGTGTATTTGGCTTTGTTATTATTGAATTAGGGTTACCAACTTTATTAGCTTTAATTATTGACAAAGGAATTATTATGAATGATTTTTCTGAGGTCATGAATTATGGTGAATGGATGGTTGTAATAGCTATTATAGGATTAATTAGTCTGATAGGCTTAGCTTATACAGGAAGTAAAATAACTACTGAAATTGTTAGAGATATTAGAAATGATATTTTTATGTCTGTTCAATCTTTTTCTCATAGTGAATTCAATCATATTGGTGTTTCCTCATTGGTTACTAGGACAACAAATGATGCTTTTCAAGTGATGACTTTTTTACAAATGCTCTTAAGGTTAGGTATGATGACACCCGTAATGTTTATTTCTAGTTTTATAATGATTGTTAGAACAAGTCCGTCACTATCGTATACTGTATTGCTAGCCATTCCATTTCTGTTTGCAATCGTATGGTTAATAGCTCGGAAATCAGAACCGTTATCAGAAAAACAACAAGTAAGTTTAGATCATATCAATCAAAACTTGCGTGAAAACTTAACCGGTTTAAGAGTAATTAGAGCTTTTGTTAAAGAAAAATTTCAAGAAGAAAGATTCATTAAAGTTAATCAAAATTATACAAGAGTTTCAAAAAAACTCTTTAAGTTAATGGCATTAGCTATGCCTAGTTTTTCTATTATATTTAATATAATTTTAATCACAATTGTTTGGTTTGGAACAATTGAAATTCAAAGTGGAAATTTACAAATAGGTAATTTAATTGCATTTATAGAATATATTTTTCTCGCTTTATTTTCATTTATGCTGTTTGCGAATGTATTTATGATGTACCCAAGAGCAGCTGTATCGGCAGAAAGAATAGAAGAAATTATTCAAACGGTACCTTCGATTGATGAAAATGAAAATGGTGTAATAGAAACAACTACTCATGGACAGGTCGTTTTTGAAAATGTTACGTTTGCTTACCCTGGAAATACCGAGTCGCCCGTTATTAGAAATGTTAGTTTTAGTGCTAATCCTGGAGAAACAGTTGCATTTATTGGTAGTACCGGAAGTGGGAAATCAACTTTGATACAGTTGATCCCTCGCTTTTATGATGTGACAAAAGGGCGTGTTTTAATAGATGGAGTGGATGTTAGAGATTACCAACTAAAAGCTTTACGAAAAAAAGTAGGATTCATTCCTCAAAAAGCTCTTTTATTCACTGGGACTATTTCTCATAACATGCGATATGGCAAATGGAATGCGACCACTAATGAAGTAGATGAGGCTTCTGATATCTCTCAATCTAAGGAATTCATTCTATCAAAACCAGCTCAATATGAAGAAGTCTTAGCAGAAGGTGGAAGCAACATGTCTGGCGGACAAAAACAACGTCTTTCTATCGCAAGAGCCATCATAAAAAAACCTGATGTATATGTCTTTGATGATAGTTTTTCTGCATTAGATTATCAAACAGATGCAAGATTAAGAGAGCGTTTAAAGTCTGAAACTCAAGATGCGTCTGTTTTGATTGTTGCGCAAAGAATTGGTTCTATTAGGCATGCTGATAAAATAATCGTTTTAGATAAAGGAATCGTAGTTGCGCAAGGCACGCATGAAGAACTAATAAAAATGTCAGATATTTATTATGATATAGCTGCATCTCAATTGTCGAAGGAGGAATTAACATGA
- a CDS encoding DNA-directed RNA polymerase subunit epsilon, with protein MIYKITYQESNIRNPKREETKSLYIEANTEIEARSLVETNTPFNIEFIQPLDGSHLEYEQKNAAFALTEFAK; from the coding sequence ATGATTTACAAAATCACTTATCAAGAATCTAATATAAGAAACCCGAAACGGGAAGAAACAAAATCTTTATATATCGAAGCTAACACAGAAATTGAAGCACGTAGTCTTGTTGAAACGAACACCCCCTTCAACATTGAGTTCATACAGCCTTTAGATGGCAGTCATCTAGAATATGAACAAAAAAACGCAGCCTTTGCTCTTACGGAGTTTGCTAAATGA